In Erigeron canadensis isolate Cc75 chromosome 1, C_canadensis_v1, whole genome shotgun sequence, a single window of DNA contains:
- the LOC122610000 gene encoding uncharacterized protein LOC122610000, translated as MALAGINNVSVLEAPYLGENYSSVSLTRTSIIRKMWRDLESENRTRETQRQQTGGMADGNTGSQCSCSSEGAESEDVSVTTSEAENERPRDQNQMEIQSGQENNVNLCIQRSAIGVADKERVRQVFREWASKNGSGTAAWNVSHKTNISRDQSPCETECKKVRAVRQWIESNPQQETGRPVIDEQAPETGCQVEQVCGGSGVDHTRGGVRRPVRGRQAFLDLLARFETERAKEMQILLESQLVSKFSHRNRIQALFRGRFLRNQSFVQDEKPSSTATKELGLLRQSNTVSDLRKGFLSGSDDDEQTLDGPQSDTSSDIDIKDHRENFQQLLGDIGSGFQTTSTESNAKTRRSPGVFYASIQKSHERVLVNEVRQQSPTQDFENRDPGQDQDSYLEINHGDHPVETSQRALKLENPTQAQFQPKRCRSPREYEILVEERHERGLENGLEKQSPPTEIIENKDQDRDQNGLVECNHRAPHIEPSEQILELESAAQWQYQLTAEELQVDEAFDHLNNSETSRGILACQDVPVETERHEQIIKENDSEWDDLTNTKVNKGSSAKLTENEVESVEERHGVLENEVQPPPPPPPVEVTENRDQDQDGSVERSHGAYYIEPSQRTLAIEIPARGQYLLSMQELEVNESLDHRSLTSSETSSLREGSVETEVWQEPTIEENGSEWDQLTNTEIFESSDANSVRNEDEWYQEAAGNDFQESLENWCGVGTSYQESPLVVTTSVFYTSGDDNGNRPELRELMNRRRVSNLLQSDFRVRLDQVVQSYAERRDQALESNDDWMLDQEQQHLDQQSVDENEDVTETVELSEVAYPDIHQHSGVEWDIINGLRFDMAKLQERMNSMQSTLETCISMQLELQRSMQQEVSSALSRLSTSGESSLQTCSLCCDNNIKDDSSPDRSGHVYVCSNCAEKVNWSKLKESVRHP; from the exons ATGGCTCTTGCTGGGATTAATAATGTTTCGGTTCTTGAAGCTCCTTATCTTGGGGAAAATTATTCTTCTGTATCACTAACCCGGACATCTATTATCCGGAAAATGTGGCGGGATCTCGAAAGTGAAAACAGAACCAGGGAGACTCAAAGACAACAAACTGGTGGGATGGCAGATGGTAATACAGGAAGTCAATGCTCATGTTCGTCAGAAGGTGCTGAAAGTGAAGATGTGTCAGTAACTACCAGTGAAGCCGAAAATGAGCGTCCCAGGGACCAGAACCAGATGGAAATTCAGAGTGGACAAGAGAATAATGTGAACTTGTGCATACAGCGTTCTGCAATTGGTGTAGCTGACAAAGAGCGTGTGAGGCAAGTTTTTCGTGAGTGGGCAAGTAAAAATGGTAGTGGGACTGCGGCATGGAATGTTTCACATAAGACCAACATTTCTAGGGATCAATCGCCTTGTGAAACTGAATGCAAGAAGGTGAGGGCAGTTAGGCAATGGATAGAGTCAAACCCTCAGCAAGAAACTGGCCGCCCTGTCATTGATGAACAAGCTCCAGAAACTGGTTGTCAGGTCGAACAAGTATGTGGTGGATCAGGTGTCGATCATACTCGGGGTGGTGTACGAAGGCCCGTCCGAGGCAGACAGGCATTTCTTGACTTACTAGCCAGGTTTGAGACGGAAAGGGCAAAAGAAATGCAGATTTTGTTGGAAAGTCAGTTGGTATCAAAATTTTCTCATCGGAACCGTATACAG GCATTGTTTAGAGGTAGGTTTCTGCGGAACCAAAGCTTTGTACAAGATGAAAAGCCAAGTTCTACTGCAACAAAAGAGTTGGGGCTATTGAGGCAAAGTAACACTGTATCTGATCTAAG GAAAGGGTTTCTGTCTGGATCAGATGACGATGAACAAACTCTTGATGGGCCTCAGTCTGATACCTCATCTGACATTGACATTAAAGATCATCGAGAAAACTTTCAGCAGTTACTAGGTGATATTGGTAGTGGATTTCAGACCACTAGTACCGAAAGTAACGCTAAAACACGTCGAAGTCCCGGTGTATTTTATGCTTCTATACAAAAAAGTCATGAACGAGTTTTGGTAAACGAGGTACGGCAACAATCACCAACCCAGGATTTTGAAAACAGGGATCCGGGTCAAGACCAGGACAGCTATTTGGAAATTAATCATGGTGATCATCCAGTCGAGACGTCTCAACGAGCTTTGAAGCTTGAAAACCCAACGCAAGCTCAGTTTCAGCCTAAACGATGTAGAAGTCCCAGAGAATATGAGATTCTTGTAGAAGAAAGGCATGAAAGAGGTTTGGAAAATGGGTTAGAGAAACAATCACCACCAACAGAGATTATTGAAAACAAGGACCAGGACCGGGATCAGAATGGTTTAGTGGAATGTAACCATAGGGCTCCTCATATCGAACCTTCTGAACAAATCTTGGAGCTTGAAAGCGCAGCACAATGGCAGTATCAGCTCACTGCGGAGGAACTACAAGTTGATGAGGCATTTGACCATTTGAATAATTCAGAAACCAGTAGAGGGATTTTGGCCTGTCAAGATGTTCCTGTTGAAACAGAGAGACATgaacaaattataaaagaaaatgatagtGAATGGGACGATTTGACCAATACCAAGGTAAACAAGGGTTCGTCTGCAAAGTTAACAGAAAATGAAGTTGAATCTGTTGAAGAAAGGCATGGAGTTTTGGAAAACGAGgtacaaccaccaccaccaccaccacctgttgAAGTTACTGAAAACAGGGACCAGGACCAGGATGGCTCAGTGGAAAGAAGCCATGGTGCTTATTATATCGAACCATCTCAACGAACTTTGGCGATTGAAATCCCAGCACGTGGTCAGTATCTGTTAAGCATGCAGGAACTAGAAGTTAACGAGTCACTTGACCATCGTTCATTAACCAGTTCAGAAACCTCATCTTTGCGAGAAGGTTCTGTAGAAACAGAAGTGTGGCAGGAGCCAACTATAGAAGAAAATGGTAGTGAATGGGATCAGTTGACAAATACTGAGATATTTGAGAGTTCGGATGCAAATTCAGTTAGAAATGAAGATGAATGGTACCAAGAAGCAGCAGGTAATGATTTTCAAGAATCACTTGAGAATTGGTGTGGTGTAGGAACTTCTTATCAGGAATCTCCTTTGGTGGTTACAACAAGCGTATTCTATACCTCTGGTGATGATAACGGAAACAGGCCAGAGCTTCGAGAACTTATGAACAG GAGAAGGGTATCTAATCTTCTTCAAAGTGATTTCCGTGTGAGATTGGATCAAGTGGTACAATCCTATGCGGAACGCCGAGATCAGGCCTTAGAATCTAATGATGACTGGATGCTTGATCAGGAGCAGCAACATCTTGATCAGCAGAGTGTAGATGAAAATGAGGATGTTACCGAGACAGTTGAATTATCAGAAGTTGCTTACCCTGACATTCATCAGCATTCTGGAGTT GAATGGGATATCATCAATGGGCTACGTTTTGATATGGCTAAGCTTCAAGAACGTATGAATAGTATGCAGAGTACTCTGGAGACGTGCATCAGCATGCAACTTGAGTTGCAACGATCAATGCAACAAGAGGTTTCATCAGCTTTAAGTCGTTTGTCCACTTCTG GCGAGAGTAGTTTACAAACTTGCTCCCTTTGTTGTGACAACAATATTAAAGATGACTCTTCACCCGATAG GTCTGGACATGTGTACGTATGCTCAAACTGTGCTGAGAAAGTAAActggtcaaagttaaaagaaagtgTTAGGCACCCGTAA
- the LOC122595844 gene encoding histone H2B.3-like: MAPKKKPLVVKTTKKTIRETVKVSVVDRTTNTPLTKNVSSKEKIEILTEKTAPQDQVTLLVPYLELINNNGHHESLETNGGGETRVEIKVQDVAAERQGKPKKGGGAGRRKKRRRRKMGESGGGEVVVEYRRYVYRVLKQVHPDLGISSKTMTIINNLMNDMFERLAETAAKLSEYNKKMTLSSREIQAAVKLVVPGELGKHAIAEGTKAVTNYTSYTAPRGGA; the protein is encoded by the coding sequence ATGGCTCCAAAGAAGAAACCACTTGTAGTGAAAACCACCAAGAAAACCATCCGAGAAACGGTCAAAGTTTCCGTAGTAGATCGAACCACAAACACACCATTGACCAAAAACGTTTCCTCGAAAGAAAAGATCGAAATCTTGACAGAAAAGACCGCCCCTCAAGACCAAGTAACATTATTAGTACCATATTTGGAACTGATTAACAATAACGGTCATCATGAAAGCTTAGAAACTAACGGCGGTGGAGAAACAAGAGTAGAGATCAAGGTTCAAGATGTAGCGGCGGAAAGACAAGGAAAGCCAAAGAAAGGCGGCGGAGCAGGGAGGcggaagaagaggaggaggaggaagatgGGAGAGAGTGGCGGTGGTGAAGTAGTAGTAGAGTATAGGAGATATGTGTATAGGGTGTTGAAACAAGTGCATCCGGATTTAGGGATATCGTCGAAAACCATGACGATTATAAACAACTTGatgaatgatatgtttgagAGATTGGCGGAGACGGCTGCTAAGTTGTCGGAGTATAACAAGAAGATGACGTTGTCGTCGAGGGAGATACAAGCGGCGGTGAAGTTAGTGGTGCCCGGTGAGCTTGGGAAGCATGCTATTGCCGAAGGGACTAAGGCGGTTACTAATTATACCTCGTATACCGCCCCTCGTGGTGGCGCATGA
- the LOC122585347 gene encoding RING-H2 finger protein ATL57-like, translating into MNPLLINYHRSLLQAEDATVKSIGSPVPSFTSTSPFDSSLALTILVLLTVLFFMAFFSLYIRRFSNISNSDDSAPGSHPFIGANHVDTSKRGAGLDAATVRSLPVVQYGGSIESKFMSDCSICLSEFEEKDMVKVIPYCGHGFHPSCIDMWLSSHVSCPLCRSNQLFPDIDRV; encoded by the coding sequence ATGAACCCACTACTTATAAACTATCATCGGAGCTTACTTCAAGCAGAAGATGCTACCGTTAAATCCATCGGATCTCCGGTACCGTCTTTCACCTCCACTTCTCCTTTCGACTCATCTTTAGCACTCACTATACTAGTCCTTCTTACCGTCCTCTTTTTCATGGcctttttctctttatatattcGTCGTTTTTCAAATATCTCCAACTCTGATGATTCTGCCCCCGGGAGCCATCCTTTTATTGGTGCGAATCATGTTGACACCAGTAAACGTGGCGCGGGACTTGATGCTGCCACCGTTCGGTCACTTCCTGTTGTACAGTACGGTGGCAGCATAGAGTCAAAATTTATGAGTGATTGCTCGATATGTTTGAGTGAATTTGAAGAGAAAGATATGGTGAAGGTGATACCATATTGTGGTCATGGGTTTCATCCAAGTTGCATTGACATGTGGCTTTCTTCGCATGTTTCCTGTCCATTATGTCGCTCAAATCAACTGTTTCCGGACATTGATCGAGTTTGA
- the LOC122585245 gene encoding uncharacterized protein At1g08160-like, with amino-acid sequence MAITKTENQNPIVPGHSRLVRLIAIVLLALIVLVGLTVLIIWLTIKPKKLVYYIDDASINNYNLTHHNHLNATYSFILRAHNPNKKVSVYYDKVDLSVLYDDEAVSRGTIDPFYQPKRNTTIFKLNNLASCDVALPEQTARDIKAERSSGRIEMIVKLRARIRFKVGVWKSRHYRLKVTCEPVLVHFSTSSKGFQSTKCDVDI; translated from the coding sequence ATGGCCATCactaaaaccgaaaaccaaaatcCGATAGTGCCAGGACATTCCAGGTTAGTAAGACTCATAGCAATAGTCTTGCTTGCACTAATAGTCCTAGTTGGTCTAACAGTTCTCATTATTTGGTTAACCATCAAACCGAAAAAGCTAGTCTACTACATTGATGATGCCTCTATCAACAACTACAATTTAACCCATCACAACCACCTAAATGCGACCTACAGCTTTATCCTTCGTGCACACAATCCTAACAAAAAAGTATCCGTTTACTACGATAAAGTTGATTTATCAGTTTTATATGACGATGAGGCGGTTAGCAGAGGGACTATTGATCCATTTTACCAGCCCAAAAGAAACACAACCATTTTTAAGTTGAATAATCTTGCATCATGTGATGTGGCATTGCCTGAACAAACTGCACGAGACATCAAGGCGGAGAGGTCGTCGGGTCGAATTGAGATGATTGTGAAGCTGAGAGCTAGAATAAGGTTCAAGGTGGGAGTGTGGAAATCAAGACATTACCGCTTGAAAGTAACATGTGAACCTGTTTTGGTTCATTTCTCGACTTCCTCAAAAGGCTTTCAATCGACCAAGTGTGATGTTGATATTTGA